The window TCCAGCGTGGTCACTCCATTCCACATGACCCGCTCATAACCGGAGACCGGACCTTTCTGAGCCAGGAACCATTCCATCAGCCCGATGCCGCCCTTGCGGATCTCCGGACCGATGATGGAGGTGCGGATCGTCAGATGGCCGGGTGCTCTGACTTCACCCAGACTTTTGGTAATGGCATAGACGGAAGTGCCGTCGGCCGTATCCTCTTCCGTATAACCGCCGCGTGTTCCTTCGAACACGCAGTCGGTGCTGATATGAATCAGCCGGGCATGCACGGCATCCGCAACCCGGCGCAGCCGGTGAGGCAGAAAACCATTCACATGATAAGCGCCGATCCGGTCACGTTCGGCAAATTGATTAAGGACCCCGAGTGCATTGATAATGCAATGAGGGGAGACCATTTCGACCAGTTTCTCTACACCGGCAATATCGTCGGCATCCACATACAGCCCGCCAAGATCGCTCTTATCCCGGGTTGTATGGAAGACGTGATGTTTGCCCTGGCGGCGAAAGTACGCCGCCAGCATATGACCCGCCATACCGTTTCCGCCGAGGATAAGCAGCTT of the Paenibacillus pedocola genome contains:
- a CDS encoding dTDP-4-dehydrorhamnose reductase family protein, producing the protein MKLLILGGNGMAGHMLAAYFRRQGKHHVFHTTRDKSDLGGLYVDADDIAGVEKLVEMVSPHCIINALGVLNQFAERDRIGAYHVNGFLPHRLRRVADAVHARLIHISTDCVFEGTRGGYTEEDTADGTSVYAITKSLGEVRAPGHLTIRTSIIGPEIRKGGIGLMEWFLAQKGPVSGYERVMWNGVTTLELAKAVDKMLDSEVSGLIHLAHPEPLSKYELLLHMQHAFHKQDVEIMPDSVHVQDRTLVSTRNDVHFELPSYPVMLSELAEWMNQSAMST